The following proteins are co-located in the Fusarium verticillioides 7600 chromosome 7, whole genome shotgun sequence genome:
- a CDS encoding alcohol dehydrogenase 1, which translates to MAAPQIPEKQWAQVFEKTAGPIEYKQIPVQKPGPDEVLVNVKFSGVCHTDLHAWQGDWPLDTKLPLVGGHEGAGVVVARGELVKDVKIGEKVGIKWLNGSCLSCSYCQNADESLCAEALLSGYTVDGSFQQYAIAKAIHVARIPEECDLESISPILCAGITVYKGLKESGVKAGQSIAIVGAGGGLGSIAVQYCKAMGIHAIAIDGGEEKGKLTKELGATAYVDFTTTKNLIADVKATTSDGLGPHAALLVATNEKPFQQATQYIRSRGTVVCIGLPANAQFSAPVFDTVVRMISIKGSYVGNRADTAEAIDFFRRGLIKVPFKTVGLSELNEVYKLMKAGQIVGRYVVDTSR; encoded by the exons ATGGCCGCTCCCCAGATTCCCGAGAAGCAGTGGGCTCAAGTTTTCGAGAAGACCGCCGGTC CCATTGAGTACAAGCAGATTCCCGTCCAGAAGCCCGGCCCCGATGAGGTcctcgtcaacgtcaagttCTCTGGTGTCTGCCACACTGATCTCCACGCCTGGCAGGGTGACTGGCCCCTCGACACCAAGCTGCCTCTTGTCGGTGGCCACGAGGGTGCCGGTGTTGTCGTTGCCCGcggcgagcttgtcaaggatgtcaagattggcgaGAAGGTCGGTATCAAGTGGCTCAACGGCTCTTGCCTGAGCTGCTCTTACTGCCAGAACGCCGACGAGTCTCTCTGCGCTGAGGCTCTCCTCTCTGGTTACACCGTCGACGGATCTTTCCAGCAGTACGCCATTGCTAAGGCTATCCACGTTGCTCGCATTCCTGAGGAGTGTGACCTCGAGTCCATCTCCCCCATTCTCTGTGCCGGTATCACCGTCTACAAGGGTCTCAAGGAGTCTGGTGTCAAGGCCGGTCAATCCATTGCCATCgtcggtgctggtggtggtctcggtTCCATCGCTGTCCAGTACTGCAAGGCCATGGGTATCCACGCCATTGCCatcgatggtggtgaggagaagggaaagctcaccaaggagcTCGGAGCTACTGCCTACGTCGACTTCACCACAACCAAGAACCTTATCGCCGATGTCAAGGCTACCACCTCCGACGGTCTCGGACCTCACGCTGCTCTCCTCGTCGCTACCAACGAGAAGCCCTTCCAACAGGCTACCCAGTACATCCGCTCTCGCGGCACTGTCGTCTGCATTGGTCTCCCCGCCAATGCTCAGTTCTCTGCTCCCGTCTTCGACACAGTTGTTCGCATGATCTCCATCAAGGGATCTTACGTCGGCAACCGTGCTGATACCGCTGAGgccattgacttcttccGCCGcggtctcatcaaggtccCCTTCAAGACTGTCGGTCTCTCTGAGCTCAACGAGGTCTACAAGCTCATGAAGGCTGGACAAATTGTCGGTCGCTACGTCGTCGACACCAGCCGATAA
- a CDS encoding gamma-glutamyltransferase: MSVNADMARFIEKTIKDHHNFFVEDPSWAQDFTRNGQLIPEGETMTRRRYARTLQSIAEHGADAFYTGAFAESMVKTIQETNGTITLDDYKNYHVISREVLHTEYKGYDVYGISSPAGGAVSLNILNTMNGYSHQDEDRNTTLHIYIEAMKFAYGARLRLGDPDFVDGVPELEHEMLNATTAERIRSKIDPRKTQKNEKYNPDGIYSSDGHGTSHVVTADGDGMAVSLTTTVNLIFGSFLMDPLTGVILNNEMNDFSIPGVPNEFGFAPAEANFIRPNKRPLSSCTPLIVSNKDGSLFAVIGAAGGSRIISATTQVAWRVLTSPPWSIKDAVREPRVHNQLIPNTLLVEKKFSSYDVPSLVERGHNITWVDEGLSTVQALTRDPAGVFEVAPEPRQKNSGGVTL; this comes from the exons ATGTCAGTCAATGCCGACATGGCAAGGTTTATCGAAAAGACCATTAAAGACCATCATAACTTCTTTGTCGAGGATCCCTCATGGGCACAAGATTTCACTCGAAATG GACAGCTTATCCCCGAAGGAGAAACGATGACAAGACGGCGATACGCCCG TACACTTCAATCTATCGCAGAGCATGGCGCTGATGCCTTCTATACAGGTGCTTTCG CTGAAAGCATGGTCAAGACCATCCAAGAAACAAATGGTACCATCACACTAGATGACTACAAGAACTACCATGTAATCTCTCGAGAGGTTCTTCATACTGAGTACAAGGGTTACGATGTCTACGGCATCAGCTCTCCAGCCGGTGGCGCCGTGTCACTCAATATCCTGAACACCATGAACGGCTACTCACACCAAGACGAGGATCGAAACACTACACTACACATCTACATCGAAGCCATGAAGTTCGCATATGGAGCTCGTCTGCGTCTTGGCGATCCTGACTTTGTAGATGGCGTTCCGGAGCTCGAGCACGAAATGCTCAATGCCACAACGGCAGAAAGGATCAGGAGTAAGATCGATCCTCGAAAGACCCAGAAGAATGAAAAGTATAACCCCGATGGAATCTACTCATCTGATGGGCACGGAACTTCCCATGTCGTCACTGCAGATGGCGATGGTATGGCTGTGTCGCTGACAACCACggtcaacctcatcttcgGATCTTTCCTCATGGATCCTCTCACTGGTGTGATCCT AAACAACGAAATGAATGACTTCTCTATTCCGGGAGTTCCTAACGAGTTTGGTTTCgcaccagcagaagcaaacTTCATTCGTCCAAACAAGCGCCCCCTTTCCTCATGCACACCTCTCATCGTATCCAACAAAGACGGATCTCTCTTCGCCGTCATCGGAGCTGCAGGGGGCTCACGTATTATCTCCGCTACGACTCAAGTTGCGTGGCGTGTATTGACTTCTCCACCATGGTCTATCAAGGACGCTGTTCGTGAGCCCCGTGTTCACAACCAGCTCATCCCGAATACACTActcgtggagaagaagttcagTTCATACGATGTTCCATCGCTGGTGGAGCGAGGCCATAATATCACTTGGGTCGATGAGGGACTGAGTACTGTTCAAGCGTTAACGAGGGACCCAGCTGGCGTTTTTGAGGTTGCGCCTGAACCTAGGCAGAAGAACAGTGGCGGTGTGACATTGTAG
- a CDS encoding transcription initiation factor TFIIH subunit 3: MDAVDVSEHYEVGTREETPSLLTIVLDTNPRAWASLNNVLPLSRAIANILVFVNAHLAFSNANQVALIAAHVDRAEWLYPTPPTPSRDASGDVAMNDAVAQTQTSANKFPQFAQIEAAVLAAIRKLLDQTKEEDLSATTQISGALTLALCHINKAAQALCAPTANLEDSHKGSSNTAPPTVRGRILVISVSDSEPSQYIPTMNAVFAAGHNQVAIDTLSLTGEPTFLQQACYNTGGTYLAATHPQGLLNYLMFGLIADTEAREALIAPTHDTVDFRAACFCHGRVVDTGFVCSICLSIFCETPENSECFTCGTKLSLGNYGAKPAVVPRKKKKKRKIVNGGGSREETGSATGTPRP, translated from the coding sequence aTGGATGCCGTGGATGTTTCAGAGCACTACGAGGTCGGCACCCGTGAGGAGACTCCCTCGCTCCTCACCATCGTCCTCGATACGAACCCCCGAGCCTGGGCGTCGCTCAACAACGTCCTTCCCCTTTCGCGTGCTATAGCGaacatcctcgtcttcgttaACGCCCATCTCGCCTTCAGCAACGCAAACCAGGTCGCTCTTATCGCCGCGCACGTTGATCGCGCAGAATGGCTTTACCCAACGCCTCCCACACCCTCACGCGACGCCTCTGGCGATGTTGCCATGAACGATGCTGTTGCGCAAACGCAAACCTCAGCGAACAAGTTCCCGCAGTTTGCGCAAATTGAAGCTGCCGTTTTGGCTGCGATTCGAAAACTCCTGGATCAGAcaaaggaggaggatctcTCTGCTACGACACAAATCTCCGGAGCCTTGACGCTGGCGCTATGTCATATCAACAAAGCTGCGCAGGCTCTCTGTGCGCCTACGGCTAATCTCGAGGACAGCCATAAAGGCTCGTCGAATACTGCTCCCCCAACCGTTCGCGGCCGAATCCTGGTCATTTCTGTCTCCGATTCAGAACCCTCGCAATACATTCCCACCATGAACGCTGTCTTCGCCGCTGGCCACAACCAAGTTGCTATCGATACTCTCTCTCTTACTGGAGAGCCAACTTTCCTACAACAGGCTTGCTATAACACCGGTGGCACATACCTCGCTGCTACACATCCCCAAGGACTACTGAACTACCTCATGTTCGGCCTCATCGCAGACACAGAAGCTCGTGAAGCTCTAATCGCCCCAACACACGACACCGTCGACTTCCGCGCCGCCTGTTTTTGTCACGGCCGAGTTGTGGACACAGGCTTCGTCTGCTCTATCTGTCTGAGCATCTTCTGTGAGACGCCAGAGAACTCGGAATGTTTCACGTGTGGCACCAAACTATCTCTGGGTAACTATGGCGCGAAACCCGCCGTTGtaccaagaaagaagaaaaagaagcgcaagatcGTCAATGGAGGCGGATCACGGGAAGAGACAGGCAGTGCGACAGGGACACCCCGTCCATGA
- a CDS encoding alpha-1,2-mannosyltransferase alg-11, protein MTMASLATLVPLAILIALPLIGGLLRRFLGWSLRKRTEGRRAHLLALMTQEDKDARAKDPQGTAATKLVFDVDDNLQSTLSSQRDWSGIVGFFHPFCNAGGGGERVLWAAIRATQDRWPKAKCVVYTGDHNVTKDAILNRVKTRFNIELHAPTITFLYLSKRDWVLPSTWPHFTLLGQSIGSVVLAWDAFSLLVPDIFVDTMGYAFALGLCKFLFPKVPTGAYVHYPTISTDMLDSLDSTTTSGAQGAHAGKGAGAQGFAKKNYWKLFAILYSWVGSTVDIVMTNSTWTQGHIKSLWGPYRKQKSKTDPIAVVYPPTAVREMEREVEVSEESEKRREKAIVYLAQFRPEKNHQLIMRSFATFLKTKSEASKGAQLVLIGSVRDDSDSKRVYELRLLANELGIKDSVKFHLDAPWSDVLDWLRRASVGVNGMWNEHFGIGVVEYQAAGLISVVHDSAGPKFDIVVPIDGQPTGFHATTEEEFAEGYEKALSLPDPLAVRLRARESAKRFTEEEFAKKWTVQLARLVSLAKQRA, encoded by the exons ATGACGATGGCGTCCCTTGCGACGCTTGTGCCTCTGGCCATTCTGATAGCTCTACCTCTAATAGGTGGGCTTCTACGGCGGTTCCTAGGATGGTCACTTCGAAAACGAACAGAAGGTCGTCGCGCACATCTTCTGGCCCTCATGACACAGGAGGATAAAGATGCCCGCGCCAAGGACCCTCAAGGCACCGCAGCGACGAAACTCGTATTTGACGTCGATGATAATCTTCAAAGCACTCTGAGCTCGCAGAGGGATTGGTCTGGAATCGTTGGTTTCTTCCATCCGTTCTG CAATGCTGGAGGTGGCGGAGAGCGAGTGCTCTGGGCCGCGATTCGGGCCACACAAGATCGTTGGCCGAAGGCCAAATGTGTGGTATACACAGGCGATCACAATGTGACAAAAGACGCAATCTTGAATCGAGTCAAG ACAAGATTCAACATTGAGCTCCATGCTCCCACGATAACGTTCCTCTACCTCTCCAAGCGAGACTGGGTACTCCCCTCAACATGGCCTCATTTCACGCTGCTCGGCCAATCAATCGGCTCCGTCGTTTTGGCTTGGGACGCTTTCTCACTACTGGTTCCGGACATATTTGTCGACACCATGGGCTACGCCTTTGCTCTCGGTCTATGCAAGTTTCTCTTCCCCAAGGTTCCTACAGGGGCATATGTGCACTATCCTACGATTTCCACCGACATGCTTGACTCGCTCGATTCAACGACTACCTCGGGAGCTCAAGGCGCGCATGCTGGTAAGGGTGCTGGAGCCCAGGGtttcgccaagaagaatTACTGGAAACTTTTCGCCATTCTTTACTCCTGGGTCGGCTCGACGGTTGATATTGTCATGACGAACTCGACCTGGACTCAAGGCCATATCAAGAGCCTATGGGGCCCCTATCGCAaacagaagagcaagacaGATCCGATCGCAGTTGTCTACCCTCCCACCGCTGTCCGAGAAATGGAGCGCGAAGTCGAAGTTTCCGAAGAAAGTGAGAAGCGACGAGAGAAGGCCATTGTCTACCTCGCCCAGTTCCGACCAGAAAAGAACCACCAGCTCATCATGCGGTCATTCGCTaccttcctcaagaccaagagcgaGGCATCCAAGGGAGCACAGCTGGTTCTCATCGGAAGCGTGCGAGATGACTCAGACTCAAAGCGTGTGTACGAGCTGCGACTTCTTGCcaatgagcttggcatcaagGACAGTGTCAAGTTCCACCTCGATGCCCCATGGTCAGATGTTCTAGACTGGTTAAGAAGAGCATCTGTGGGTGTCAATGGCATGTGGAATGAGCACTTCGGGATTGGCGTTGTCGAATACCAAGCTGCTGGACTCATTTCCGTGGTTCATGACAGTGCTGGGCCCAAATTCGACATAGTCGTGCCAATCGATGGCCAGCCAACTG GATTTCATGCAAcgacagaagaagaattcGCAGAGGGCTATGAGAAGGCTTTGTCACTGCCAGATCCTCTGGCAGTTCGCTTGCGTGCACGAGAGTCGGCAAAGAGATTcaccgaggaggagtttgCAAAGAAGTGGACGGTTCAGTTGGCACGTTTGGTGTCACTTGCGAAACAAAGAGCGTAG
- a CDS encoding actin-like protein 3, translated as MANQTPAVVMDNGTGFSKLGFAGNDSPSFVFPTAIATKGPTGGAGGSGSGRPAVANKPSFLTGGAGAGGHLSGKRGTEDLDFFIGDEAIAASGGPGYGLHYPIRHGQIENWDHMERFWSNSIFKYLRVEPEDHYFLLTEPPLNPPENRENTAEIFFESFNCAGMYIAVQAVLALAASWTSSKVQDRSLTGTVIDSGDGVTHVIPVAEGYVIGSSIKSIPIAGRDITYFVQSLLRDRGEPDSSLKTAQEIKEEYCYVCPDIVKEFSKYDRDRTRFAQHVVSHPNGRQVSVDVGYERFLAPEIFFNPEIYSSDFLTPLPVVVDGVIQQSPIDVRRGLYKNIVLSGGSTLYKDFGRRLQRDIKQLVDARIRASEVRSGGARSGGLDVSVITHKRQRHGPWFGGSLLGQTPEFRSYCHTKAEYQEYGPSIVRRFALLGGPGGS; from the exons atggctaACCAAACTCCCGCCGTTGTCATGGACAA CGGCACGGGTTTCTCCAAGCTAG GTTTCGCCGGTAACGATTCTCCCTCATTCGTCTTCCCGACCGCGATTGCGACGAAGGGGCCAACTGGCGGAGCTggtggctctggttctggaCGACCGGCTGTTGCGAACAAGCCGTCTTTTCTTACGGgaggtgctggagctggaggccaTCTGAGCGGAAAGCGAGGTACCGAGGATCTCGACTTCTTTATTGGCGATGAGGCGATAGCAGCTTCTGGCGGTCCCG GATATGGTCTTCATTATCCGATCCGACACGGCCAAATAGAGAATTGG GACCACATGGAACGATTCTGGTccaactccatcttcaagtATCTGCGAGTCGAGCCTGAAGACCATTACTTCCTCCTTACCGAGCCC CCCCTGAACCCGCCCGAGAACCGTGAGAATACcgccgagatcttcttcgagtCCTTCAACTGCGCTGGAATGTACATTGCCGTCCAAGCCGTTCTTGCTCTGGCTGCTTCTTGGACGTCTTCAAAGGTCCAGGATCGTTCGTTGACTGGCACGGTCATTGattctggtgatggtgtcaCCCACGTCATCCCCGTTGCTGAGGGTTATGTCATTGGATCTTCTATCAAGTCTATTCCCATTGCCGGTCGAGATATTACCTACTTCGTTCAGTCCCTTCTGCGAGACCGAGGCGAGCCCGATTCTTCGCTCAAGACTGCTCAGGAAATTAAGGAGGAGTATTGCTACGTGTGTCCCGATATCGTCAAGGAATTCAGCAAGTACGACAGGGATCGCACTCGATTCGCTCAGCATGTCGTGTCACACCCCAATGGCCGACAGGTTTCCGTCGATGTCGGTTACGAGCGCTTCCTCGCCcccgagatcttcttcaaccccGAGATTTACAGCTCCGACTTCTTGACTCCTCTGCCCGTGGTTGTCGACGGTGTCATTCAGCAATCGCCTATCGACGTCCGACGAGGTCTTTACAAGAACATTGTTCTTTCTGGTGGAAGCACATTGTACAAGGATTTCGGCCGCCGATTACAGCGAGACATCAAGCAGCTGGTAGATGCCAGAATTCGAGCCAGCGAGGTCCGCAGCGGTGGTGCTCGTAGCGGTGGTCTGGACGTGTCCGTTATCACTCATAAGCGACAGCGACACGGTCCTTGGTTTGGAGGCAGTCTCCTTGGTCAAACCCCGGAGTTCCGATCATACTGCCATACCAAGGCCGAG TACCAAGAATATGGACCTAGCATTGTGCGAAGATTCGCTCTGCTTGGTGGACCTGGTGGCTCTTGA
- a CDS encoding gamma-glutamyltransferase produces MKLPLLLLASSIHYVSLSASPIFEEFFSPGVGTRGAVASEAQECSYIGRDLLARGGNAVDAMIGTTFCVGVIGMYHSGIGGGGFMIVRDKKGNYEAIDFRESAPTAAFEGMYQGNVNGSIYGGLSVGVPGEVRGFEYVHKKYGSLPWKTVLQGAIKVAQDGFIVNADMARFIEKTIKDHHNFFVEDPSWAQDFTRNGQLIPEGETMTRRRYARTLQSIAEHGADAFYTGAFAESMVKTIQETNGTITLDDYKNYHVISREVLHTEYKGYDVYGISSPAGGAVSLNILNTMNGYSHQDEDRNTTLHIYIEAMKFAYGARLRLGDPDFVDGVPELEHEMLNATTAERIRSKIDPRKTQKNEKYNPDGIYSSDGHGTSHVVTADGDGMAVSLTTTVNLIFGSFLMDPLTGVILNNEMNDFSIPGVPNEFGFAPAEANFIRPNKRPLSSCTPLIVSNKDGSLFAVIGAAGGSRIISATTQVAWRVLTSPPWSIKDAVREPRVHNQLIPNTLLVEKKFSSYDVPSLVERGHNITWVDEGLSTVQALTRDPAGVFEVAPEPRQKNSGGVTL; encoded by the exons ATGAAACTCCCATTACTGTTACTGGCCTCCAGTATCCATTATGTCTCTTTATCAGCAAGCCCCATATTCGAAGAGTTCTTTTCTCCAGGTGTTGGTACAAGAGGAGCCGTTGCTTCAGAGGCTCAAGAATGTAGCTACATCGGGAGAGACTTGTTAGCACGAGGT GGAAATGCCGTCGATGCCATGATTGGAACGACATTCTGCGTCGGTGTTATTGGCATGTACCACTCCGGTATTGGAGGCGGTGGTTTCATGATTGTGCGTGACAAGAAGGGTAACTACGAAGCAATCGACTTCAGAGAATCAGCCCCTACAGCAGCATTCGAGGGCATGTACCAAGGGAATGTGAACGGTAGCATCTACGGAGGCCTTTCTGTTGGTGTGCCAGGCGAAGTCCGTGGGTTTGAGTATGTACACAAGAAATACGGC AGTCTTCCATGGAAAACAGTCTTACAAGGAGCTATTAAGGTGGCTCAGGATGGATTCATAG TCAATGCCGACATGGCAAGGTTTATCGAAAAGACCATTAAAGACCATCATAACTTCTTTGTCGAGGATCCCTCATGGGCACAAGATTTCACTCGAAATG GACAGCTTATCCCCGAAGGAGAAACGATGACAAGACGGCGATACGCCCG TACACTTCAATCTATCGCAGAGCATGGCGCTGATGCCTTCTATACAGGTGCTTTCG CTGAAAGCATGGTCAAGACCATCCAAGAAACAAATGGTACCATCACACTAGATGACTACAAGAACTACCATGTAATCTCTCGAGAGGTTCTTCATACTGAGTACAAGGGTTACGATGTCTACGGCATCAGCTCTCCAGCCGGTGGCGCCGTGTCACTCAATATCCTGAACACCATGAACGGCTACTCACACCAAGACGAGGATCGAAACACTACACTACACATCTACATCGAAGCCATGAAGTTCGCATATGGAGCTCGTCTGCGTCTTGGCGATCCTGACTTTGTAGATGGCGTTCCGGAGCTCGAGCACGAAATGCTCAATGCCACAACGGCAGAAAGGATCAGGAGTAAGATCGATCCTCGAAAGACCCAGAAGAATGAAAAGTATAACCCCGATGGAATCTACTCATCTGATGGGCACGGAACTTCCCATGTCGTCACTGCAGATGGCGATGGTATGGCTGTGTCGCTGACAACCACggtcaacctcatcttcgGATCTTTCCTCATGGATCCTCTCACTGGTGTGATCCT AAACAACGAAATGAATGACTTCTCTATTCCGGGAGTTCCTAACGAGTTTGGTTTCgcaccagcagaagcaaacTTCATTCGTCCAAACAAGCGCCCCCTTTCCTCATGCACACCTCTCATCGTATCCAACAAAGACGGATCTCTCTTCGCCGTCATCGGAGCTGCAGGGGGCTCACGTATTATCTCCGCTACGACTCAAGTTGCGTGGCGTGTATTGACTTCTCCACCATGGTCTATCAAGGACGCTGTTCGTGAGCCCCGTGTTCACAACCAGCTCATCCCGAATACACTActcgtggagaagaagttcagTTCATACGATGTTCCATCGCTGGTGGAGCGAGGCCATAATATCACTTGGGTCGATGAGGGACTGAGTACTGTTCAAGCGTTAACGAGGGACCCAGCTGGCGTTTTTGAGGTTGCGCCTGAACCTAGGCAGAAGAACAGTGGCGGTGTGACATTGTAG